The Deinococcus sp. YIM 134068 genomic interval GGAGGGCACCGTCGAGGATCGAGGACGCCTCCCCGCCACTGAGCGCAGGTCCGGCGGCGTCGGCGATGAGGACCACCACGAGCACGTCCGTCACGCTCAGGCCGCCCGCCTGCCGCTGCTGCGTCACGCGCAGGAGCACGAAGATCAGCAGAGACATCACCGTGCCGCGCACCAGAATCTCCAGCACCGGCACGCCGGGCAGGAACACCTCGCCCCACTTCACCGCGTCGAACATCCGGACCTCCCCCCGCCCCTCGGCGGACGCGGCCCATTCTCGGCACCGCCCCGCGCGTGCCCGTGACCGTCGCCTTCACGGGCCTTCACGCCCCTCCACGGCCCGGCTCAGGTGGGGGAGAGGGCGCGGGTCAGGAGACGGGCTTGATCTCCGACAGGGAGGTGGAGGTGGACTCGATGCGCTGCTGACGCAGTTTGCCGAGTTCCTGGGCGTCCACCGCGCCGTCGGCCATCACGATGGTCTGGCACAGCAGCAGCAGGGAGGCGCTCGTCCCGCCCGGCAGTCGGCGCAGGCTGCCCGCGCGCACGGCCACGCCCCGCCGCCCGTCGGTGAGGATCAGCACCGTGGGGCCGACGAGCAGCCCGGCGGCGGCGGGGGATGCCCACGTCCGCGCCCGGCAAGCGAGGAGTTCCGTCCGCCAGTCGTCGGTGGTGCCCCCGTCCGCCCCCGCGCCCTGCCGGGTGGCGTCCTCCAGCAGCGCCCCGATCAACTCCTGCACGAGAACGCCATGTTCGCCTCCCAGCCGGGTGAGCGGGAGGGTGGGGGCGTCCCGGTCGGCCTCCCCCCCCTCCTGCCAGGCGCGGACGGCCCCCAGCAGGTCGGGAAGGGACGGGGACCCGGAGGAAACGTTCGCTTCGCTGCTCATCTCACACCTCCGGCACGGGCGTTGGGGACCGACATCAGGAGCCGAGGGTAGCTCACCGGCTGCCCGGCGTGAAGGGTGAGTCGCTCAGGCGCGCGTCCCAAGCCGAACCCCCCGAGGCGTCTCACGGCGGACACACTCCTCGTGGCGGGGGACGAGACGACGCGGGAAGGCTCACATGGCGACGAGGGAGGACATACCGACCTCGGAGGGTCCCGAGCGTCCGAGGTTCGCTGGCGGCTGACCGCCCTGCTCCTCTCCCTCCACCCCCACGTGGGCCTTCTGTACCTTCTCGGACAGCCGGGGCCGGGCGGCGGCGGGCAGGATGGGAAGGCCGTGACCGCGCCCCTCCCCGCCTCCCTCCCGCCCCGGCTGCGCCTGCGCCCCGTCACGCCCGCCGGGTGGCTGCGGCTGACGCTGGCCGGGCGGCCCCTGCTGTCCCGGCTGGCGCGCACACTCGCGGCCCTTCCCGAGGGGCTGACGCCGGACGAGCGCACGGCGCGGCAGCGGGAGGCCAGCCTCGCCCTGCTGCGGCATCTGCGGGTGCGGCTGGAGGTCACGGGGCTGGAGCAGCTGCGCGGTGGGCCGTTCGTGGTGGTGGCCCTGCACGAGAGCCTCCTCGACGTGCCCGCCCTGCTGACCCTGCCGCTGCCACTGCGGTTCGCGGCCCGCGACGAGATTTTCGGGTGGCCGCTCGTCGGCCCGGCGATTACGCGGCTGGGACATCTGTGCGTCCGCCCGGAGCGGGGCGCGGCGGCATACCGGCAGTTGCTGCGCGCGGGGGGCGAGGTGCTGGCGGGCGGGGAGAGCCTCGCCCTCTTCCCGCAGGGGTCGGTGCTGGGGCTGGAGACGGCCTTCCAGCCGGGGGCCTTCGCGCTCGCCCGACACCTGGGCGCGCCCCTGCTGCCCGTCGTGCTGACGGGGGGGCACTGCGTCTGGGAGCACCCCTTCGGCCCGGCGCTGCGCTACGGCGTGAGGATGGGCCTGCGGGTGCTGCCGCCCGTCCCGGCCCCGGAGGTGGTCGCCACCCCCCCGGACCTCCTGCGCGCCCAGCTGCAACGCGAGATGAAGGACGCGGCCCTCGCGGGCGACCTGCCCCCGCCCCGGCGGTATGTGCCCGAGCGCGACGGCTTCTGGGACGGGTACCGCTTCGACATCGACCCCGCCTTTCCCGAACTGCACGCCCGCATAGAGGCGCGGCGACTTCCCCGAGGAGACCCCCATGAGATACGTGACCCTGCTCCTGCTGACCCTGCCCTGCCTCGCCCTGGCCGCCCCGAACCCCGCCGACTGGCCCGCCGTGACCCGTGAGGCACGCGGGCAGACGGTCAACTTCTACATGTGGGGCGGCAGCGACAACATCAACCGCTACGTGGACACGGTGGTCGCCCCCGCTGCGCGCCGCCTGGGTGTCACCGTGCGCCGGGTGCCCGTGGCCGACACCGCCCTCGCGGTGAACCGCGTCCTCGCCGAGAAGCGGGCCGGGAGGACCAGCGGCGGCAGCGTGGACCTGATCTGGATCAACGGGGAGAACTTCCGCACCGCCCGGCAGGCGAAGCTCCTGCTGGAGGGCTGGGCCGAGCGCCTCCCGAACGCGCGCTACGTGGACTGGCAGAACCCGTCCGTCCGCAACGACTTCGGCTATCCGGTGAACGGGGCCGAGTCGCCCTGGGGCAGCACCCAGTGGCAGTACGTGTACGACAGCGCGCGAGTGAGGGCGGAGGACCTGCCCCGCTCCTTCCCGGCGCTGGCGGCGTGGGCGGGGAGGAATCCGGGCCGCTTCACCTTCGTCGCCCCGCCCGACTTCTACGGCAACCGCTTCCTGCGGATGGCGCTCGTGGAGCTGAACGGCGGCCCGCAGGCATGGACAGGGGCCTTCGACGAGGCCCGCTGGCAGAAGGCGTCCCCGGTGCTGTGGTCGTACCTCTCCGGCCTGCGCCCGAACCTGTGGCGCGGCGGGCGGACCTTCCCCGCGAGCATCGCCGAGCAGTACCGCCTGCTCGCCAACGGGGAGGTGGACTTCGCCTTCGTGCAGAACAAGGCGGGCATCGCGGCGGAGGTGGAAAGCGGGCAGCTTCCGAAGACGGCGCGGGTGTACCTCTTCGACGCGGGCACGGTGAGCGACTACCACTACGTCGGCATCCCCGCCAACGCCCGGAGCGCGGCGGGCGCGATGGTGCTGGCGAACCTGCTCCTCGACCCGGAGCTGCAAGCGCGCAAGCTGGGCGGCTCGACCTGGGGTGACGGCCTCGCCATCAACCCGGCAAAGGTGAGCGCGGCCTACGCGGGGCGGGTGCAGGGTGCCCTGAAGGTCGGCCCGTACACGCTCGACCCGGCCCGCCTGAACCGCGCCGCCTACGGCGACCTCCCCGCCCAGTACGACGACCGCATCCAGCGCGGCTTTCAGAACCTCGTGAAGTGAGCGGAGTCCCGGCCCGGTGGTATGGGGGCGTGGGAAAAAGGAAACCACCGCGTCAGGACGCATTCTTCTGCTCCCTCTCCCCTTGCGGGAGAGGGCTGGGGAGAGGGGTGGCGAGCACCGCTCGCCCTTCTTTCAACCGAGAGGAGAGGCTTCAAAGCGGGGTTTCTGAGGGTGTACTGTGAAGGGGTTGGAGTCCAATTGAGAGCGTATGGTGGGCAGCTCCAGCGGTTGGTCGTCCTCTTCTCCGGGGACGCCATGCTCGCTCACCCCCTCCCGGCCTCCCCCCTCAAGGGGGAGGGGAAAAAGCTCAAATCTGACGTGTCGATGTTGTTATCTTTCGTTGCCCGAATGTCCGCAACAACTCCGACGCTTCCCCCAATTCTGTTCGTCCATCCCCTCCCGCCTCGTCGGATGGGTGCCGCTTAGAGTGCGCGGTCTCCTCCCCTTTTTGCCCGCGTTGGCGGTGACGGGGCTGCTGTTCGGTGGGGGGCTGCTGCTCGCCGCCGTGCAGAGCGTGGGGCTGCTGGGGGACGACGGCAGCTCCCGTCTCACGCTGGCGGCGTACCGGACGCTACTGACGGATACGGCCTTCTGGCGGTCGCTGGGGCTGAGCCTGTGGCTGGCGGGCGCGGCCACCCTGCTCGCCGCCGGGCTGGGGACCGGGCTGGCGCTGGCACTGCGGCACACGGCGGCGCGCAGTCCGTTGCGCTGGCTGCTGGGGGCCACGCTGCCGCTGCCGCATGTGGTCGCCGCGCTCGTGACGGTGCACCTGCTCTCGCAGGGGGGGCTGGCCTCGCGCCTCACGCACGCGGCGGGGCTGACGGCCTCCCCGGCGGACTTCCCGGCGCTGGTGTTCGATCCCCTCGCGCTGGGGGTGCTGCTCGAACTCGCGGCGAAGGAGACGCCCTTCGTGGCGGTGGTGGCCCTCGCCGCGCTCGCCCGGCTCGACCCCCGGCTGGAGGAGGCTGCCCGCAGCCTGGGGGCCGGTCGCCCGGCACGGCTGCGCGCGGTGGTGTGGCCCGCCGTGCGCCCCGCCGTCACCGCCGCCTCGCTGCTGGTGTTCGCCTTCGCGTTCGGCGTGTACGAGGTGCCGCTCCTCCTCGGCCCCACCGCCCCCGCGCCCCTGAGCGTCACCGCGTACCGCCTCTATACCGACCCTGACCTCGCC includes:
- a CDS encoding DUF421 domain-containing protein gives rise to the protein MFDAVKWGEVFLPGVPVLEILVRGTVMSLLIFVLLRVTQQRQAGGLSVTDVLVVVLIADAAGPALSGGEASSILDGALLVATIMFWSFALNWLASQLPVIDRFVHPPPLPLVRDGRLLPRNMRRELVTREELLTQLREPSRAWRTSAT
- a CDS encoding lysophospholipid acyltransferase family protein, translated to MTAPLPASLPPRLRLRPVTPAGWLRLTLAGRPLLSRLARTLAALPEGLTPDERTARQREASLALLRHLRVRLEVTGLEQLRGGPFVVVALHESLLDVPALLTLPLPLRFAARDEIFGWPLVGPAITRLGHLCVRPERGAAAYRQLLRAGGEVLAGGESLALFPQGSVLGLETAFQPGAFALARHLGAPLLPVVLTGGHCVWEHPFGPALRYGVRMGLRVLPPVPAPEVVATPPDLLRAQLQREMKDAALAGDLPPPRRYVPERDGFWDGYRFDIDPAFPELHARIEARRLPRGDPHEIRDPAPADPALPRPGRPEPRRLARRDP
- a CDS encoding ABC transporter substrate-binding protein; its protein translation is MRYVTLLLLTLPCLALAAPNPADWPAVTREARGQTVNFYMWGGSDNINRYVDTVVAPAARRLGVTVRRVPVADTALAVNRVLAEKRAGRTSGGSVDLIWINGENFRTARQAKLLLEGWAERLPNARYVDWQNPSVRNDFGYPVNGAESPWGSTQWQYVYDSARVRAEDLPRSFPALAAWAGRNPGRFTFVAPPDFYGNRFLRMALVELNGGPQAWTGAFDEARWQKASPVLWSYLSGLRPNLWRGGRTFPASIAEQYRLLANGEVDFAFVQNKAGIAAEVESGQLPKTARVYLFDAGTVSDYHYVGIPANARSAAGAMVLANLLLDPELQARKLGGSTWGDGLAINPAKVSAAYAGRVQGALKVGPYTLDPARLNRAAYGDLPAQYDDRIQRGFQNLVK
- a CDS encoding ABC transporter permease subunit; amino-acid sequence: MPALAVTGLLFGGGLLLAAVQSVGLLGDDGSSRLTLAAYRTLLTDTAFWRSLGLSLWLAGAATLLAAGLGTGLALALRHTAARSPLRWLLGATLPLPHVVAALVTVHLLSQGGLASRLTHAAGLTASPADFPALVFDPLALGVLLELAAKETPFVAVVALAALARLDPRLEEAARSLGAGRPARLRAVVWPAVRPAVTAASLLVFAFAFGVYEVPLLLGPTAPAPLSVTAYRLYTDPDLARRPLGLAASLLLALVSSGLLFAYLRAGRGRR